In Oryza sativa Japonica Group chromosome 2, ASM3414082v1, the following are encoded in one genomic region:
- the LOC4328423 gene encoding cullin-associated NEDD8-dissociated protein 1, which produces MANMNITTILEKMTGKDKDYRYMATSDLLSELNKEGFKADQDIEPKLTTTVLQQLEDASGDVSGLAVKCLAPLVKKVGEDRVVEMTNILCDKLLNGKDQHRDTASIALKTIIVEVTTTSLAEKILVSLAPQLIKGATAGKSAEVKCECLDILGDVLHRFGNLITKDHDSMLTALLSQLSSNQASVRKKSISCIASLAACLSDDLLAKATFEVVQLLKNRSAKSEIARTNIQMIGALSRSVGYRFGPHLAEAVPLLINYCTSASENDEELREYSLQALESFMLRCPRDISPYCEGILNLALEYISYDPNFTDSMEEDTDDEAQDEEDDDESANEYTDDEDASWKVRRASAKCLSAIIVSRPEMLSKMYLEACPKLIERFREREENVKMDIFNTFIELLRQTGNMTKGQGDIDESSPRWLLKQEVPKVVKSINRQLREKSIKTKVGAFSVLKELVVVLPDCLADHIGSLVPGIEKALNDKSSTSNLKIEALVFTRLVMASHSPAVFHPYIQALSGPILSAIGDRYYKVTAEALRVCGELVRVLRPNFEARTLDYRPYIGPIYKAILARLANQDQDQEVKECAISCMSLVVFTFGDGLQRELPACLPILVDRMGNEITRLTAVKAFAVIAKSPLRIDLSCVLDHVISELTAFLRKANRALRQATLGTLNSLVVAYGGQIGSSYETIIAELSTLISDMDLHMTALALELCCTIMVDRKSIQNVGLAVRYKVLPQALILIRSALLQGQALQALQRFFASLVQSANTSFDTLLDSLISTAKPSQSGGLAKQALSSIAQCVAVLCLAAGDQKCASTIEMLKGILKDDSTTNSAKQHMALLCLGEIGRRKDLSNHAQIENIVIESFQSPFEEIKSAASYALGNIAVGNLSKYLPFILNQIDNQQKKQYLLLHSLKEVIARQSVDHTGQSELQDSNIEKILALLFNHCESEEEGVRNVVAECLGKIALIEPRKLIPALKERTSSPAANTRATVAIAIKYSIVERPGKIDEIMYSEISTFLMLIKDSDRHVRRAAVLALSTAAHNKPNLIKGLLPELLPLLYDQTVVKQELIRTVDLGPFKHVVDDGLELRKAAFECVDTLLDSCLDQVNPSSFIVPFLLSGLGDHYDVKMPCHLILSKLADKCPSAVLAVLDSLVDPIEKTINHKPKGDAVKQEVDRNEDMIRSALRAIAALSRISGNDYSMRFKNLMNKIMASPPLADKYNSVRSE; this is translated from the exons ATGGCAAACATGAACATAACCACCATCTTGGAGAAG ATGACAGGGAAAGATAAGGACTACAGATATATGGCAACTTCAGATTTGCTTAGCGAATTGAACAAAGAGGGCTTCAAAGCTGACCAAGACATCGAGCCAAAGTTGACTACTACCGTTCTTCAACAACTGGAAGATGCTTCAGGAGATGTCTCTGGTTTAGCTGTTAAATG CTTGGCTCCACTTGTCAAGAAGGTTGGTGAGGATAGGGTGGTGGAGATGACCAACATTCTTTGTGATAAGTTACTCAATGGAAAGGACCAACATCGAGACACTGCTAGTATTGCTCTGAAGACAATCATTGTGGAAGTTACGACAACATCACTTGCTGAAAAGATTTTGGTGTCTCTTGCCCCACAGCTAATCAAGGGCGCCACTGCT GGAAAAAGTGCGGAAGTGAAATGCGAGTGCCTTGATATATTGGGGGATGTACTTCATAGATTTGGCAACTTGATCACAAAAGATCATGATAGTATGCTCACTGCCTTGTTATCCCAGTTGAGCTCTAACCAAGCAAGTGTTAGGAAAAAGTCTATTTCTTGCATTG CATCACTTGCTGCATGTCTGTCTGATGATTTATTAGCCAAGGCAACTTTTGAGGTTGTCCAGTTGCTTAAAAATAGAAGTGCAAAGTCTGAAATTGCCCGAACAAATATCCAGATGATTGGCGCTCTAAG TCGCTCGGTTGGATACCGTTTTGGGCCACACCTTGCTGAAGCTGTTCCTTTGCTCATAAACTATTGTACAAGTGCATCGGAAAATGATGAAGAGCTCCGTGAATACAGCTTGCAG GCCCTCGAGAGTTTTATGCTGAGGTGTCCAAGAGATATATCTCCATATTGTGAGGGTATTTTAAATCTTGCATTGGAATATATAAGCTATGATCCAAATTTCACTGATAGCATGGAGGAGGACACTGATGATGAGGCTCaggatgaggaagatgatga TGAGAGCGCAAATGAATACACAGATGATGAGGATGCAAGCTGGAAAGTCCGGAGGGCTTCAGCAAAGTGCTTATCTGCAATTATAGTATCTCGTCCTGAAATGTTGTCTAAGATGTATCTGGAG GCTTGTCCAAAGTTAATCGAACGGTTTAGGGAAAGAGAGGAAAATGTAAAG ATGGACATCTTTAACACATTTATTGAGTTGTTACGCCAAACTGGTAACATGACAAAAGGACAAGGTGACATTGATGAGTCTAG CCCTAGATGGTTGCTGAAACAAGAAGTACCTAAGGTTGTCAAATCCATCAATAGGCAGTTGCGTGAAAAATCAATCAAGACAAAG GTTGGAGCATTCTCTGTATTGAAGGAGCTTGTTGTTGTACTGCCAGACTGTCTTGCTGATCATATTGGGTCACTTGTTCCTGGGATTGAGAAGGCTTTGAAT GATAAGTCATCTACCTCCAACCTGAAGATTGAAGCCCTTGTATTTACAAGACTTGTTATGGCTTCACATTCCCCAGCTGTGTTTCATCCATACATACAG GCCCTTTCTGGCCCAATATTGTCTGCTATTGGAGACAGATATTACAAAGTCACCGCTGAGGCTTTAAGAGTCTGCGGAGAGCTAGTTCGTGTACTTCGTCCAAATTTTGAG GCACGCACTCTAGATTACAGGCCATATATTGGTCCAATCTATAAGGCTATCTTGGCCCGCTTGGCAAATCAGGATCAGGATCAG GAAGTTAAAGAGTGTGCCATATCTTGCATGAGCCTTGTGGTATTCACGTTTGGTGATGGTCTCCAAAGGGAACTGCCGGCATGCCTTCCCATTCTTGTTGATAGAATGGGTAATGAAATAACTAGACTTACAGCAGTTAAG GCGTTTGCAGTGATTGCTAAATCACCTCTTCGCATTGATCTTTCGTGTGTCCTAGACCATGTCATTTCTGAGCTCACGGCTTTCCTTCGAAAG GCAAACAGAGCTCTAAGGCAGGCTACATTGGGAACACTAAATTCTCTTGTTGTTGCGTATGGTGGTCAAATTGGATCCTCTTATGAAACTATTATTGCTGAACTTTCTACGCTCATTAG TGACATGGATTTGCACATGACTGCTCTTGCGCTGGAACTTTGTTGCACGATCATGGTCGATAGAAAATCCATCCAAAATGTTGGTCTTGCAGTGAGGTACAAGGTTTTGCCCCAGGCCCTTATTTTGATCAGGAGTGCTCTCTTGCAAGGGCAGGCACTacag GCACTGCAGAGATTTTTTGCTTCACTGGTCCAGTCTGCAAATACAAGCTTTGACACTTTGTTGGATTCTCTTATTTCTACTGCTAAACCATCGCAGTCAGGTGGACTTGCCAAACAAGCATTGTCTTCCATTGCACAGTGTGTTGCTGTGTTGTGCTTAGCAGCTGGGGATCAGAAGTGTGCCTCAACTATTGAAATGCTTAAAGGCATTTTAAAAGATGACAGCACTACTAATTCT GCTAAACAGCACATGGCCTTGTTATGTTTGGGAGAAATTGGAAGAAGGAAGGACCTCAGCAATCATGCTCAAATTGAGAATATTGTCATTGAGTCATTTCAGTCACCTTTTGAGGAGATCAAATCTGCAGCGTCATATGCTCTCGGAAACATTGCTGTTGGAAATTTATCGAAGTATTTGCCTTTTATCTTGAATCAGATTGACAACCAACAGAAGAAACAGTATCTATTGCTTCATTCACTGAAAGAG GTAATTGCACGGCAGTCTGTTGACCATACTGGCCAGAGTgagctccaggattcaaacaTTGAGAAGATTTTGGCATTGCTCTTTAATCACTGTGAAAGTGAGGAGGAAGGAGTTCGGAATGTAGTTGCAGAATGCTTAGGCAAAATTGCTCTGATTGAACCTAGGAAATTAATCCCTGCTCTAAAG GAACGCACATCTAGTCCTGCTGCAAACACAAGAGCTACAGTTGCCATTGCTATAAAATATTCAATTGTTGAACGGCCTGGAAAAATAGATGAAATTATGTACTCCGAGATTTCTACCTTCCTGATGTTGATTAAAGACAGTGACAGG CACGTGAGGCGTGCAGCTGTGCTGGCCTTGAGTACAGCTGCCCACAACAAGCCAAATTTGATTAAGGGTCTTCTTCCTGAATTATTGCCTCTTTTGTATGACCAAACTGTTGTTAAG CAAGAATTGATCAGAACAGTTGACCTTGGGCCTTTCAAGCATGTTGTGGACGATGGTCTTGAACTCAGGAAAGCTGCCTTTGAATGTGTGGATACATTGCTGGATAGCTGTCTTGATCAAGTGAACCCATCATCATTTATCGTTCCTTTCCTCTTATCTGGTTTAGGTG
- the LOC4328424 gene encoding urease accessory protein F produces the protein MERVMECDYPASKKNKVVHPMDCEMKEEPTNAASMNQHSLWSQWQLLDSILPTGGFAHSYGLEAAMQSRMVNNPEELRSFVVQVLENTGSLLLPFVCCANKSPDAATWVKLDQLLEAMLTNEVSRKASMSQGSALLRVAASVFTEIQSLQDLRQTFLGSKIVSFHHAPIFGLICGLVGFDSETTQRAYMFVTMRDVISAATRLNLIGPLAASVLQHQVAEDAERMVQKWKDRGVEEATQTSPLLDALQGCHAYMFSRLFCT, from the coding sequence atggAACGGGTAATGGAATGTGATTACCCGGCTTCAAAGAAGAACAAAGTGGTTCATCCAATGGATTGCGAGATGAAGGAAGAGCCAACCAATGCAGCAAGCATGAATCAGCATTCTCTCTGGAGCCAGTGGCAGCTCCTGGATTCCATCCTCCCAACTGGCGGGTTCGCGCATTCGTATGGCCTTGAGGCCGCAATGCAATCCCGCATGGTGAACAACCCAGAGGAGTTGAGGTCATTTGTTGTCCAGGTCTTGGAGAACACTGGCAGCCTGTTGCTTCCATTTGTGTGCTGCGCTAACAAGTCTCCTGATGCCGCAACGTGGGTGAAGCTCGATCAGTTGCTGGAAGCTATGTTGACGAATGAAGTTAGCAGGAAGGCCTCGATGTCGCAAGGCTCGGCTCTTCTGAGAGTTGCTGCTTCTGTATTCACTGAGATTCAGTCGCTGCAGGATCTTCGACAAACATTCCTTGGTTCCAAGATTGTGTCGTTTCACCATGCACCGATATTTGGGTTGATATGCGGGCTGGTTGGATTCGACAGCGAGACAACGCAGCGTGCCTACATGTTCGTCACAATGAGGGACGTGATCTCTGCTGCGACGAGGCTCAATTTGATCGGGCCGCTAGCTGCTTCGGTTCTGCAGCACCAGGTTGCGGAAGATGCTGAAAGGATGGTGCAGAAGTGGAAGGATCGCGGTGTCGAAGAAGCAACGCAGACATCACCTCTGCTTGATGCGTTGCAGGGTTGCCATGCTTACATGTTCTCTAGGCTGTTTTGCACCTGA
- the LOC4328425 gene encoding 4-hydroxyphenylpyruvate dioxygenase: protein MPPTPTPTATTGAVSAAAAAGENAGFRLVGHRRFVRANPRSDRFQALAFHHVELWCADAASAAGRFAFALGAPLAARSDLSTGNSAHASLLLRSASVAFLFTAPYGGDHGVGADAATTASIPSFSPGAARRFAADHGLAVHAVALRVADAADAFRASVAAGARPAFQPADLGGGFGLAEVELYGDVVLRFVSHPDGADAPFLPGFEGVSNPGAVDYGLRRFDHVVGNVPELAPVAAYISGFTGFHEFAEFTAEDVGTAESGLNSVVLANNAETVLLPLNEPVHGTKRRSQIQTYLDHHGGPGVQHIALASDDVLGTLREMRARSAMGGFEFLAPPPPNYYDGVRRRAGDVLSEEQINECQELGVLVDRDDQGVLLQIFTKPVGDRPTFFLEMIQRIGCMEKDESGQEYQKGGCGGFGKGNFSELFKSIEEYEKSLEAKQAPTVQGS, encoded by the exons atgcCTCCCACTCCCacccccaccgccaccaccggcgccgtctcggccgctgcggcggcgggggagaacGCGGGGTTCCGCCTCGTCGGGCACCGCCGCTTCGTCCGCGCCAACCCGCGGAGCGACCGGTTCCAGGCGCTCGCGTTCCACCACGTCGAGCTCTGGTGCGCCgacgccgcgtccgccgcgggCCGGTTCGCCTTCGCCCtgggcgcgccgctcgccgccaggTCCGACCTCTCCACGGGGAACTCCGCgcacgcctccctcctcctccgctccgcctcCGTCGCGTTCCTCTTCACCGCCCCCTACGGCGGCGACCACGGCGTCGGCGCGGAcgcggccaccaccgcctccatccCTTCCTTCTCCCCAGGCGCCGCGCGGAGGTTCGCCGCGGACCACGGCCTCGCGGTGCACGCCGTGGCGCTGCGCGTCGCCGACGCGGCCGACGCCTTCCGCGCCAGCGTCGCGGCCGGTGCGCGCCCGGCGTTCCAGCCCGCCGACCTCGGCGGTGGCTTCGGCCTCGCGGAGGTGGAGCTCTACGGCGACGTCGTGCTCCGCTTCGTCAGCCACCCGGACGGCGCCGACGCGCCCTTCCTCCCGGGTTTCGAGGGCGTCAGCAACCCGGGCGCCGTGGACTACGGCCTCCGCCGGTTCGACCACGTCGTCGGCAACGTGCCGGAGCTCGCTCCGGTAGCCGCGTACATCTCCGGGTTCACCGGGTTCCACGAGTTCGCCGAGTTCACCGCCGAGGACGTGGGCACCGCCGAGAGCGGCCTCAACTCGGTGGTGCTCGCCAACAACGCGGAGACCGTGCTGCTGCCGCTCAACGAGCCGGTGCACGGCACCAAGCGGCGGAGCCAGATACAGACGTACCTGGACCACCACGGCGGCCCGGGGGTGCAGCACATCGCGCTGGCCAGCGACGACGTGCTCGGGACGCTGAGGGAGATGCGGGCGCGCTCCGCCATGGGCGGCTTCGAGTtcttggcgccgccgccgcccaactactacgacggcgtgcggcggcgcgccggggacGTGCTCTCGGAGGAGCAGATCAACGAGTGCCAGGAGCTCGGGGTGCTCGTGGACAGGGATGACCAGGGGGTGTTGCTCCAGATCTTCACCAAGCCAGTAGGAGACAG GCCAACCTTTTTCTTGGAGATGATACAAAGGATTGGGTGCATGGAGAAGGATGAGAGTGGGCAGGAGTACCAGAagggcggctgcggcgggtTTGGGAAGGGCAACTTCTCGGAGCTGTTCAAGTCCATTGAGGAGTATGAGAAATCCCTTGAAGCCAAGCAAGCCCCTACAGTTCAAGGATCCTAG
- the LOC4328426 gene encoding transcription factor HHO5 gives MGARGRRDRMGSAGGGGGSPPVVVRRYNRSEAPRMRWPEELHRRFVHAVRRLGGCHEATPKRIMQLMGAKGVSISHVKSHLQMYRNSNNSSNVNRRHPVTPQIDWTTTAQQDEQQRRQMSSFSFLATRTVPAAGIGSHSHQRPHRRQALHAGDDDGCELTLSISGGAAEESKDGGSSITDDDDELLIQPPAPNIINDDGSTRHGHRHPFACSTQPLPPAAINLELTISSPCCWLT, from the exons ATGGgagcgagaggaagaagagatcgaatgggcagcgccggcggcggcggggggtcgccgccggtcgtcgtCCGGCGGTACAACCGGAGCGAGGCGCCGCGGATGCGGTGGCCGGAGGAGCTGCACCGCCGCTTCGTCcacgccgtccgccgcctcggCGGATGCCACG AGGCAACACCGAAGCGAATTATGCAGCTGATGGGCGCTAAGGGAGTCAGTATATCGCACGTTAAAAGCCATCTTCAG ATGTACAGGAACTCCAACAACAGTAGCAATGTTAACCGTCGTCATCCTGTCACCCCACAAATCGattggacgacgacggcgcagcAGGATGAACAGCAGAGACGACAGATGAGCAGCTTCAGCTTCCTTGCAACAAGAACG GTGCCAGCAGCTGGAATTGGGAGCCATAGCCACCAGAGACCTCACCGGCGGCAAGCGCTGcacgccggagacgacgacggctgcGAGCTGACGCTGTCGatcagcggcggcgccgctgaaGAATCGAAAGACGGTGGCTCGAgcatcaccgacgacgacgacgagcttctGATCCAGCCACCGGCGCCTAACATCATCAACGACGACGGATCAACGCGGCATGGTCATCGTCATCCTTTTGCTTGTTCCAcacagccgctgccgccggcggccatTAACCTTGAACTTACGATTTCTTCTCCTTGCTGCTGGCTCACCTAG
- the LOC4328427 gene encoding protein JASON, translating into MGCFLSCFRGAGSDPAGSLRDPLVRESRIGEAFLDDETKVEASGTLDGDRGNGGSVDEELWREANYLKSCGAIGETPPEMLKGSNQITEEETNGELKGAAVSEENLSEGFNCDEHSALKHEQSDSPHPTPLVLRGDMQTPGTLNTAYKESLRSGKRARTNKQFIYPVLRPIENKLQWMELRDDSSPILSFNPPKRRYLSTDCSAKPQESITNSMATQTARITPASFSFHDITAGQDQGVISPEEHKSENDSRKLLDDADQLKYNADSERKGVASLSCWLKPPSSAGGSQSDTEGKVVKQRCYENSVFTDLPIFTASGLNWDNDKPTPVLPKVWDGNGIPNTTTKYKEDQKVSWHATPFEERLMKVLSDEKPHHQRKISGKLIQLDEETN; encoded by the exons aTGGGTTGCTTCCTCTCCTGCTTCCGCGGCGCGGGATCCGATCCCGCCGGTAGCCTCCGC GATCCGCTCGTGCGGGAGAGCCGGATCGGGGAGGCGTTCCTGGACGACGAGACGA AGGTTGAAGCGAGCGGGACGCTGGATGGGGATCGCGGAAATGGCGGAAGCGTCGACGAGGAGCTCTGGCGAGAG GCAAATTATCTGAAATCATGTGGTGCGATAGGAGAAACCCCACCAGAAATGCTGAAAGGGTCAAACCAAATCACTGAAGAAGAAACTAATGGG GAGCTTAAAGGAGCAGCGGTGTCTGAAGAAAACTTATCTGAAGG GTTCAACTGTGATGAGCATAGTGCTTTGAAACATGAACAAAGCGATTCACCTCACCCAACCCCTCTGGTTCTCAGAGGTGATATGCAAACTCCTGGTACACTGAATACTGCATATAAGGAGTCTTTAAGGTCTGGGAAGCGTGCAAGGACCAACAAGCAATTCATATATCCTGTCCTCAGACCTATCGAGAACAAATTACAATGGATGGAACTAAGAGACGACTCTTCACCTATCCTGTCATTCAATCCTCCAAAGAGAAGATACTTGAGCACAGATTGTAGCGCGAAACCTCAAGAGTCCATCACAAATTCAATGGCTACGCAAACAGCGCGAATAACTCCTGCTTCCTTCTCATTTCATGACATTACTGCAGGGCAAGATCAAGGAGTGATATCTCCGGAGGAACATAAGAGTGAGAATGACAGCAGAAAGCTGTTAGATGATGCAGATCAATTGAAATACAACGCAGACAGTGAGAGGAAGGGTGTTGCAAGCCTTTCTTGCTGGCTTAAGCCTCCATCTTCAGCTGGTGGGAGTCAAAGTGACACGGAGGGCAAGGTGGTAAAGCAAAGATGCTACGAGAATAGTGTTTTCACAGACCTGCCTATCTTTACAGCTTCTGGTCTGAACTGGGACAATGACAAGCCTACTCCTGTGTTGCCAAAGGTGTGGGATGGTAACGGTATCCCAAACACAACTACCAAATACAAGGAG GACCAGAAAGTCAGTTGGCACGCAACGCCTTTTGAGGAAAGGCTGATGAAAGTTCTGTCCGATGAGAAACCGCATCATCAAAG GAAAATCAGCGGAAAGCTGATCCAACTTGATGAAGAGACCAACTGA